GGCCCACCGGGACCCCGCCGAACTTCGGGTCGGCCGGGCCGTCGTTCTCGGTCGTTCCCGGCAGCAGCAGCGGGTCCACCGTCGGCCAGTAGGCGTCGGTGTAGTGCCCCTTGGCGTTCGGCAGGAACGTGTAGAGCACGCCGTCGCCGACGTGGTAGCCCTTCATGTTCTGGCCGTTGATGGCTTCGTAGCGCGAAATCCGCGTCGAGCTGACGCCCAGGGACGCCGACCAGTCCTCGGTGACGTGCACCATCCGGTCCTGCTGGCCGAAGATCCGGTGCGTGGCCTCGGCCCGCGCCGGACGCGTTCCCGAAGCCAGCATCTCCTGCGCGAACTCGATGCCCGGAGTGGCCACCAGGTCCGGCCCGGGCGCGAACCGCTCGGGGTCCGGGATCTTCAGGAAAGGCGCGTACGTGCCTTCCTTGATCCACTTCGCGGCGAGGGAGTTCAGGTCCGACTTCGTCTTGCCGGACGCCGTCCTCGCCAGCACCAGCGTCGCGACGGTGAGCTGGTGGCCGATGTCGTGGCCGGTCTCCCCCTGCCGCGACAGCATCCGCCCGCGCACCGGCTCCATCAGCGCACCCGCGTAGACGAATGGCGCGTAGCTGTCGGCGACCAGCGCGTAGATCTTGTCCTTCAACGGCTGCGGGAGCGCGTACTCGGTGCCCCGGGTGACGTGGATGGCCCCGGCGAGCGCGGTCAGCAGCACGATGCCGTAGTGCCCGGGGTACGGGATGGTGTCGTGCTGGATAAACGAGCCGTCGACGTGGAAGCCGTCCCCCGCCGCGCGATCCAGCTTCGCGACGACGCTCGCCGCGCCGCCGCCCGCGACGTCCGTCAGCGCGTCGATGCCGGTCCTGATCCACGCCGTGTCGCCGAGCAGCGCGCCGGACACGATCGAGATGAGCGCCTTGTCCGCGCGGTTGGCGCCGGTTTCGACCACCGCCGCGTTGTTCGCGCGCCGGTTCGGGTCGCCGACGAACCGCTTGACCGGCGCCAGGTACCGCGCCAGCTGGTCCGCGGTCAGCCGGTCGGCGACCACCGAAAGCGTGTGCAGCAGGTAGTACGGGATGCCGATCTCGTAGGTGTACCAGTTGCCGATCTCGCCGACGTTCTCGTTGTACTGGCTGGTGTGGATCAGTTCCAGCGCCGACGTGATCCGGTCGAGCACGACCGGGTCACCCGACAACGCAGCACCCGGTGTGCCCCAGTCGACGGCGATCGCGCGCAGCCGGGCGTACATCGACGTCGTGTAGTCGCTGCCCGGGCCGAGCGGCAGGTCCGTCCACAGTGGAGCGCCACCGCCTGCCACGGACATGCTCGCGTTGTAGGCCTTGGCGACGCGACCGAGGTTGGCCAGCGCCTCGGCACGTTCCGGCGACGGCCGGTTGATGCCGGTCTGCAGCTGCCGGTAGGCGGCGACGATCGGCGCGGTCGCGGCGGGCACCGGGCTCGCGGCGGGGGCCGCGGCCATCGGTACCCGGCCGGCGCCGAAGGCCGGGCGGGTCAGGAGCACGGTGGAAGCGGCCGCCAGGGCACCGCCGCGCAGGGCATTTCTCCGGTTCACGGGCATGACAATGCCTCCCAGGATCAAGACGTCCTTGGCTTGCGGGGGAACGGAAATTCAGTTCTGCGGCGGCGGCCCTACCCCGCCACTTTCACGTGAAAGTGGCGGGGCAAGGTGGGAGCTTTCACGTGAAAGTGGCGGGTCAGCGGGTGCCGTCGGTGCGGCGGGGCAGCTGCCAGGGGTTGGCCTCCTGCAGGGGTTCGGGCAGCAGCGCGTCCGGGAAGCCCTGCCACGCGACCGGGCGCAGGAACCGCTCGATCGCGGCGGTGCCCACGGACGTCGTGGTCGGGGCCGTCGTGGCCGGGTACGGGCCGCCGTGCTGCTGGGCCCAGCTCACCGTGACGCCGGTGGGCCAGTCGTTCCACAGCAGCCGGCCGGCGATGCGGGCCAGAGCCGGCAACACCGGCCGGATCCAGTCCACATCGGACTCTTCGCCGTGGATCGTGGCGGTGAGCCCCGGTTCGATGACGTCGAGCAGGCGCAGCAGTTCCGCCTGGTCGGCGTAGGTGACGATCAGCGACGCCGGGCCGAAGCACTCCTCGTGCACGGTGGCGCCGCCCTCGAGGAACTGCTTGCCGGTGGTGGCGAGCAGCGTCGGCGTGAAGGCGGGCGAGTCGGACGGCGACTCGGCGACGACCTCGACGCCCGGGACCTCGCGCAGCTTCGAAAGCTGCGACGAGTACCCGCCGGCGATGCGGTCGTTGAGCATCGGCTGGGCCGCGGCGCCGGCCAGCGCCGAGCGCAGCGCGTCGGTCAGCCCGTGGTCTTCCGGCAGGAACAGCAGGCCCGGCTTGGTGCAGAACTGGCCGGCGCCGAGGGTGAACGACCCGGCGTAGCCCTGGGCGACGGCTTCCCCGCGCGCGGCGATCGCGGCCTCGGTGACCACGACCGGGTTCACGCTGCCGAGCTCGCCGTAGAACGGGATCGGCCGCGGCCGCGCGTTCGCGATGTCGAACAGCGCGCGCCCGCCCGGGATCGAGCCGGTGAAGGACCCCGCGGCGATCCGCGGGTCCTTCAGCGCCTTTGCCCCTTGCTCCTGGCCGAAGATCACGGTGAACAGGGCGGCGGGAGCGCCCGCCTTGATCAGCGCCTCGCGCACGATCGAGCCGGTCTTCGCGGACAGCTCCGGGTGCCCGGAGTGGGCCTTGAGGATCACCGGGCAGCCCGCGGCCAGCGCGGACGCGGTGTCACCGCCGGCGACGCTGAACGCGAACGGGAAGTTACTGGCGGCGAACACCAGCACCGGGCCGATCGCGGTCTTGACCCGGCGGATGTCCGGGCGGGGACCCATCGGCCAGTCCGGGTCGGCGTGGTCGACGGTGGCGCCGAGGTACTCGCCGTCCGCGAGGACCTCGGCGAACAGGCGCAGCTGGAACGTCGTGCGCTTCAGCTCGCCCTGCAGCCGCGGTGCCTCGGGCAGGTGCGTCTCGGCGTGCGCCAGCGGGACCAGTTCGCCCGCGGCGGCGTCGAGGGCGTCGGCGACCGCGGTCAGCCAGCGGGCGCGTTCGGGCGGGGTGGCCTCGGCGGCGGGGCGGGCGGCTTCGGCGGCTCCCGCCAGGATCTTCTCGAGCGTGGCGGCGTCAGTGGCCTGGCTCATTTCGGGTACAGCTCCTCAGTGCGTTTCGTGGGCGGCGGCGGTGGCCGTTTCCAGGTCGGGCCAGCGACCCGGACCGGCCAAGCCGAGGTGGTACAGGTGCAGTTCGGCCGCGCCCGCCTTGGCCAGCTCGCCGACGTAGGCGGCGATGTCCGGCACCGGCGCGGCGGCGACCGCGGTGATGTAACTGGCGATCGCCACGCGTTCGGGCAGGGCCTCCCGGGCCGCCGCGACGGCCTCGGCTCCCGTGGCGGGGGCCCACCCGAACAAGACGACCGCGTCGACGTCGTCGGGCGCGGACGGCGTCAGCCCGGGCAGCGCGCCGGTGACCCAGGGGTCGAGGGCGCCGTGCAGCACGATCCGGATGCCCGGCGGCAGCGTGGCCAAAACCGCGGCCCGCAGCTCGTCGGTGGCCTTCTGCCTGGTCACCAGAAGCTGCTGGGTCAGTGACGGCGGCAAGCCGTCCGCCGTCACGCCGAGGTCGCCGGTCGCGATCAGCCGCCGCACCTCGTTGGCCAGCTGCGCCCGGACGGCGCCGGCGTCGAGATCCCACCCGGAAGCGCAGGCGTCGCAGCAGCAGATCGACAGCAGCCGGGCCACCGCGGGCGCCCACACGCCGTCGGTCTTCTCGTGCTGGTGCTGGTGCACCGCGCCGAGCGGACCGCACGCTTCGAGGATCACCGACGACAGGTCCAGCCCGGCGACGGCCTCCTCGGTCACCTTCGCGGCGTACTCGCGCACGGCGGGCTGCGAAGGACACAGCGCCCACGGGTACGCCTCGCCGAAGCAGTTCCGCACCACGACGTCCGGGTGCTCGTAGCCCAGCTGGGAGTTGTGGGTCAGGACGATCCAGGCGGCGGCCGGGATCCCGGCCTCGTTGAGCAACCGGACGGCGTCTCCCCCGGAGTCCGGGGCGACCCAGTCCGGAGTGGACGGACGCAGCTCGCCCCACCCGCCGGCAACCGGCCGGTAGAACGCCGCGTGCCGCGCGACCACGGCCGTGGCCGACGCCGACCACGGCGTCGCCGCGCGGGCGCTGTGGTACGACAGCGCCACGGCGACCTCGTCGACACCCAGGTCGCGGGCGCGGGCGGCGAACCCGTCCGCCAGGACGTCCCAGGGGTAGGCGTATCCCGTCACCTTCACCGGCTCACCACCTCGCCGTGTTCGTCTCGAACCCGGGCACGTACTTGCGCATGTACGTCACGTCGTCCCGCTTGGTCAGTCCACATCGGACGTAGTTCTCGTGCAGCTTCGCCAGCGCGTCCTCGTCGAGCGTGATCCCGAGCCCGGGGGTCGTGGGCACCGCGACGGCGCCGTCGGTGAACTCCAGCACACCCGGCTCGATGACGTCCTCGACCTTCCACGGCCAGTGCGTGTCGCAGGCGTAGGTCAGGTGCGGCGTCGCGGCGGCGACCTGCACCATCGCGGCCAGGCTGATTCCTAGGTGGCTGTTGGAGTGCATCGACAGCCCGACGCCGAAGCTCTCGCACGTCACCGACAACGCCTGCGTCGCGCGCAACCCGCCCCAGAAGTGGTGGTCCGACAGCAGCACGCCGATGGCGCGCGCCCGGAAGCCCGGCTCGACGTCGCCGAAGTTGACCACGCACATGTTGGTGGCCAGCGGCATCGACGCCTGCTCGGCCACCCGCGCCATGCCTTCGATACCCGGCGTCGGGTCTTCCAGGTACTCGAGCACACCGTCCAGTTCGGACGCCACGCGGATGCTCGTCTCGACCGTCCACGCGCCGTTCGGGTCGATCCGCAGCGGGTGCCCGGGGAACGCTTCGGCCAGCGCGCGGACCCCTTCGATCTCCTGCGCGGGCTCGTAGACCCCGCCCTTGAGCTTGATCGACCGGAAGCCGTACTCGTCGAACATCCGCTTCGCGGACCCGGCCAGCGTCTCGGGCGTGGTGATCTCGCCCCAGGAGTCCTCGCGGCCGTCGATGTGCTTGCCGTACTTGTAGAACAGGTAGGCGGAGAACTCGACGGCGTCACGGGCCTTGCCGCCGAGCAGGTCGGTCACCGGACGGCCCAGGTAGTGGCCCTGCGCGTCCAGGCAGGCGACCTCGAACAGCGAGTACACGCTCGCGATGGTCTTGCGGATGGAGAAGCCGCCGATCAGGCCGTGCGCGTCGGTCAGCACCGTGTCCGACAGCGCTTCGGCGACCAGCCGCTGCAGGCCGGGCAGGTCGAACACGTCGTGGCCGCGCAGCCGCGGCAGCACCTTGCGCACCTCGCCGAGGAAGGCTTCGTCGCCGTAGGACTCGCCGAGCCCGACGACGCCGTCTTCGCACTTCACCTGCACGACGCTGCGCAGCGCGAACGGCTCGTGCACGCCCATGACGTTGAGCAGCGGCGGGTCGGCGAACGCGACCGGGGTCAGCACCACGTCGAGGATCTGCATCAGCCGAGCCCCTTCAGCGTCACGAAACCGTCCTCCACGACCTTCTCGAGCCGGCGGATCTGCTCCGGCGTCGGCTCGATCAGCGGCGGCCGGACCGGGCCGACCTTGTCACCGCGCAGCCGGGCGGCGGCCTTCACCAGCGACACGGCGAACCCGGGCGTCTCGTCCCGCAACGCCACCAGCGGCAGGTAGAACCCGGCCAGCAGAGCGTCCATCACCCGCGTGTCACCCTCGCCGAGCGCGCGGTGGAAGCGGTGCGCGATCTCCGGCGCAAAGCAGTGCACCGCCGAGGAGTACCGGGCGACCCCGATCGCGGCGTACGCCTTGGCCGAGACCTCCGCGGTCGGCAAGCCGTTGAAGAACAGGAAGTTCCGCGCCCGCTCGGTGTCCAGCGACCGGATCGTGGTGACGATCCGGGTCATGCACTCGACGTCGCCGTAGCCGTCCTTGAGCCCGACGACCGAGGGGATCTCCAGCAGCGAAGCCGCGGCCGGCGGGGTGAACACGCCGGTGCCGCGGTGGTAGACGATCACCGGCACGGACGAGTCGCCGACGGCGTAGCGGACGAAGTCGACCAGCCCCGCCTGCGGCCCGGAAACGAGGTACGGCGGCAGCAGCAGCACCCCGTCCGCACCCCCGGCCTGGGCCGCCGCGATGCCGGCCCGCGCCGACGCCGCGCCGCCCCCGGCGCCCACCCAGACCGGGACGCGGCCGGCGGCCGCCTCACGGGACCGGGCGAGCACCGAGGCGACCTCGGCGGGCGAGAGCGAGCTGAACTCGCCGGTGCCGCACGCGACGAACAGCGCACCGGCGCCCGCCGCGATGTGGCTCTCCACGTTCTCCGCGAGCGCGTCGAGGTTGACCTCGAGGTCATCGGTGAACGGGGTGAGGGGGAACGCCAGCAGGCCGTCCAGCTCGATCTCGTTCTGTGCCATCAGTTTCTGCTCTCTCGTCCTTTATTCGGGTCGGCCGGGTGTGGCCGGCGTCAGGCGGGCACGGTCGTGCCTTCCTTCTTGCGCTCGACGTCGTCGTCGGCGGCGTTCACGGTGTCGACGATCTCATCGGCGGCCGCACTGCGCTCGGGGGCGAGCAGGCCGAGCCCGATGTACAGGGCGAGCGAGACCAGGATCGGCGTCGCGACCAGCACCGTCTGGTTCGCCTTGAACACGTAGTACACCAGCGCGTAGTCGATCAGGCCGCCCGCCCAGGAGATCAGCGCCGCGCGCGGGCCGCACCTGCGGAACCACGGCAGCATGCCCAGCAGCAGCGGGATCGAGATCGGGCCCATCAGCGCGGCGACCCAGTTGACGACGATCTGCAGCACGCCGCCGAGGTTCTGCGCCTGGGTGGCCACGACCATGGTCAGCGCGACAAAGATCACCGTGGTGATCCGCGCCGCCTTCAGGCCCTGGACGTCGGTCCACTGCCGGGTGCGGCGGAACATCGCCGGGATCATGTCGCGGGTGATCACCGCGGAGATCGCGTTCGCGTCGGAGGAGACCATCGCCATGGTGTGCGAGAAGATGCCGGCCAGCACCAGGCCGACCAGGCCCGGCGGCAGGAACGTCGTGGTCATGATCGCGTAGGACTGCGTCGGGTCCTTGACGCCGGGGATGAGCAGCGGTGCCGCGAACATCGGGAACATCAGCACCAGCGGCCACAACAGGTACAGCGCGGACGAAAGCCGCGCCCCGCGCTTGGCTTCCTGGGTGGTCGGCGCGGCCATGTACCGCTGCGCCAGGTTCCACATGCCTCCGTTGTACTCCAGCGTCTTCACGAGCACGTAGACGAGCAGGAAGATGGTGGTGTACTTGGACGTCACCGGGTCGACGTGGCTCGCGGGCAGCTTGTCCCACATCGTCCAGAGCGCGGAGATCCCGCCCAGCTTGCCCAGCACCACGACGATCATCACGATCGCGGCGATGGCCTGGATGACGAACTGGCCGAAGTCGGTGAGCGCGTCGGCCCACAGGCCGCCGATGGTGCAGTAGACCAGGGTGACCGCGCCGGTGATGAGGATGCCGAGGTTGTAGTCCAGCCCGGCGAAGACGTGCAGCAGGGTCGCGACGGCGAACCACTTGGCCGCGATGTCGAAGATCTTCAGCAGGCTGCCACTCCAGGCCAGCGCCTGCTGCGTCGGCACGTTGTACCGCTTGGCCAGGTACTCCAGCGGCGAAGCGACGCCGAGCTTCGAGCGCAACCGGTTCCAGCGGGCGGCGAACAGCCAGCTGCCGATGCCCACGCCGATGCCGATGCTGGCGAAGCCCCAGAAGTACACGGTGATGCCGGTGGTGTACGCGACGCCCGCGTACGCGACGAAGAGCACGGCGCTGTAGCCGGACATGTGGTGCGAGATGCCGGCCAGCCACCACGGCATCTTCCCGCCGGCCGTGAAGAAGTCCTTCACGTCGCTGACTCTCTTGTGCGACCACCAGCCGATCACGATCATCAGCGCGAAGTACGCGCAGACCATCGCCCAGTCGAGTGCGTGCACCGCAGGCTCCTTTCCGCGTCCACGGCGATGCGGTGATCGTTCACATCCGTGAACGGAGTCTGTTATAGTGATTATGTTCATCTATAAGAACGTTGTTCGGGACGCTAATATGGCCGGAGTCACAAGTCAACGGCCGGACGGAGGAGCACAAATGCCGCAGAAGGTGGGCAATCCGGCGGCCGCCGACGGTGCAGCCCCCGCCGAGACCTCCGGCGTGAAATCCGCGCGCCGGGCCGTCGACCTCATCGAGACCTTCGCGGCGAACGACGTCTGGCTGTCGCTGTCCGACCTGCACGCCCGCACGGGGTTCCCGCGCTCGTCGCTGCACGGCCTGCTGCGGACACTGCTGGAAGCCGGCTGGCTGGAAGCCGACACGAACACCGCCCGCTACCGCCTCGGCGTCCGCGCGCTGATCTGCGGCACGGCGTACCTGGACCGCGACGCCGTCGTCCCGTTCGCCACCGAAGCACTGGAGCGCATCCGGGAGAAGACCGGCTTCACCGCGCACTTCGCGCGCCGCAACGGCACCGAGGTCGTCTACCTGGAGACGCGCGAGTCGCAGCGCTCCACACACCTCGTCTCGCGCGTCGGGCGCACGCTGCCCGCGCACGCGACCGCGCTGGGCAAGGCGCTGCTGGCCGAGCTGACGCACGACGAGATCGAGGCGCTGATGCCGGCCACGCTGCCCGCACTGACCCCGAACACCATCACCACGCTCGAAGGCCTGCACGCCGAGTTCGCCGCGACCCGCGAACGCGGGTACGCCGCCGAGATCGAGGAGGGCACGCTGGGCGTCCGGTGCGTGGCCGCGGTGATCCCCTACCGCATCCCCGGCACCGACGCGATCAGCTGCTCGATGCCGATCAACCAGGTCACCGACGACGACGCCCGCCGCGTCGGCGAGCTGCTCGCCGAGACCACCGCCGAGCTCGGGCAGCAGCTGCGCCGCGCCGGCATCCGTTAATCCCTTCTGGTGAAAGGAACCCCATGACGGACCAGCGCGTGCTCATCACCGGGTCGGCGGGTGTCGTCGGCACCCTGATGCGCCCCCGCCTGCGGCGCCCCGGCCGGGCGCTGCGCCTGCTCGACCTGGCCCCGCAGACGGCGTCTTCCGACAGCGAGGAGATCGTGACCGCTTCGGTCACCGACGCTTCGGCGATGGCGGCGGCGTGCGAAGGCGTCGACGCGCTGATCCACCTCGGCGGGCACAGCCGCGAAAACACGTGGGAAGCGACCCTGGACGTCAACATCAACGGGACGCAGACGGTCCTGGAGGCGGCACGGTCCGCGGGCATCCAGCGCGTCATCCTGGCATCGAGCAATCACGCGGTCGGGTTCCGCCGGATCGACTCGGACCTTCCCGCCGACTCGTCACCCCGCCCGGACACCTACTACGGCGTCAGCAAGGCGGCGATCGAGGCGCTGGGCAGCCTGTACCACTCCCGTTTCGGCATGGACGTCATCGTGATCCGGATCGGCTCGTGCTTCGAGACGCCGTTGCCGCTGGGCCCGCGCGGCCTGTCGACGTGGCTCTCCCCCGACGACGCGGCCCGGCTGTTCGAGGCGTGTCTTTCGGCGCCGTCGCCCGGGTACCGGCTGATCTGGGGCGTCTCGGACAACACGCGCCGGATCTACTCCCTCGCGGAAGCCGAAGCGCTGGGCTACAAGTCCCTGGACGACGCCGAGGTGTACGCCGAACAGCTTGCTTCGAAGCCTGCCCCGACGGGTGCGGCGGCCGAGTACGTCGGCGGCCCGTTCTGCACCGCTCCCCTGGGCGTCTTCAACCCGCTCTGACGTTTCGTGAAGGCCACCTTGAGGAACTTGAAGTTCCTCAAGGTGGCCTTCACGAACTTTGGTACTAGTACCTAAGCGGCTTCCTCCGCGCGTGGCCGGGAGCCAGGGTGAGCCGCATGATCTTGAAATCCCGCCGGGCCCGGACGTGGACGATCGTCGTGGCGAGCGTGCTGGTCGTCGTCCTCGCTGCCGCGTTCACGCTGTTCGAGGTGGCGAAGTCGCGGACCTTCCAGTTCTTCGGCATCCTCGTGAACCGCGTCGAGACCGGCGAGAAGGTCGTCGCCCTCACCTTGGATGACGGACCCGATCCCGCGGGCACCCACGCGATCCTGGACACGCTTCGCAGCCGTGAGGTTCCGGCCACCTTCTTCCTCATCGGCCGCGACATCGCCGCGCACCCCGACCTGGCGCACGACATTGCCGCCGCGGGACACGAAATCGGCAACCACAGCTTCTCGCACGACCGCATGATCGGCGTGACGCCCGGCTGGGTCGCCGACGAGGTGGAGGCGACCGACGCGCTCATCCGCACGACCGGCTACACCGGCGAGATCCTTTTCCGGCCGCCGAACGGCAAGAAGCTCTTCGCCCTGCCGGCTGCTGGCAGCTCGACACTGACGACC
This window of the Amycolatopsis balhimycina FH 1894 genome carries:
- a CDS encoding polysaccharide lyase 8 family protein produces the protein MPVNRRNALRGGALAAASTVLLTRPAFGAGRVPMAAAPAASPVPAATAPIVAAYRQLQTGINRPSPERAEALANLGRVAKAYNASMSVAGGGAPLWTDLPLGPGSDYTTSMYARLRAIAVDWGTPGAALSGDPVVLDRITSALELIHTSQYNENVGEIGNWYTYEIGIPYYLLHTLSVVADRLTADQLARYLAPVKRFVGDPNRRANNAAVVETGANRADKALISIVSGALLGDTAWIRTGIDALTDVAGGGAASVVAKLDRAAGDGFHVDGSFIQHDTIPYPGHYGIVLLTALAGAIHVTRGTEYALPQPLKDKIYALVADSYAPFVYAGALMEPVRGRMLSRQGETGHDIGHQLTVATLVLARTASGKTKSDLNSLAAKWIKEGTYAPFLKIPDPERFAPGPDLVATPGIEFAQEMLASGTRPARAEATHRIFGQQDRMVHVTEDWSASLGVSSTRISRYEAINGQNMKGYHVGDGVLYTFLPNAKGHYTDAYWPTVDPLLLPGTTENDGPADPKFGGVPVGPNAHTGGVGWDARHGAYAFDFKSWDGSLAAKKSWFFTPSGIVCLGAGITGTSGYAVRTTIENRNLGEGGRGTLLADGQRVPADLGKAAALRKPHWLHLENVGGYLVLDGDAVTALREDRTGAWRDIDTGANTKGTTTPNTRRYQKLILEHGVKPTDAKYAYAVLPGASVIDTLTASWAWRVLANTPVVQAVRVADGTVLANFFAAGSVGDLAVSGPVSVAIGRCGSRRQLAVSDPTQLQDSVTVTVRGKSVKVPLKGTFGATQVVPL
- a CDS encoding aldehyde dehydrogenase (NADP(+)) produces the protein MSQATDAATLEKILAGAAEAARPAAEATPPERARWLTAVADALDAAAGELVPLAHAETHLPEAPRLQGELKRTTFQLRLFAEVLADGEYLGATVDHADPDWPMGPRPDIRRVKTAIGPVLVFAASNFPFAFSVAGGDTASALAAGCPVILKAHSGHPELSAKTGSIVREALIKAGAPAALFTVIFGQEQGAKALKDPRIAAGSFTGSIPGGRALFDIANARPRPIPFYGELGSVNPVVVTEAAIAARGEAVAQGYAGSFTLGAGQFCTKPGLLFLPEDHGLTDALRSALAGAAAQPMLNDRIAGGYSSQLSKLREVPGVEVVAESPSDSPAFTPTLLATTGKQFLEGGATVHEECFGPASLIVTYADQAELLRLLDVIEPGLTATIHGEESDVDWIRPVLPALARIAGRLLWNDWPTGVTVSWAQQHGGPYPATTAPTTTSVGTAAIERFLRPVAWQGFPDALLPEPLQEANPWQLPRRTDGTR
- a CDS encoding glucarate dehydratase family protein — translated: MQILDVVLTPVAFADPPLLNVMGVHEPFALRSVVQVKCEDGVVGLGESYGDEAFLGEVRKVLPRLRGHDVFDLPGLQRLVAEALSDTVLTDAHGLIGGFSIRKTIASVYSLFEVACLDAQGHYLGRPVTDLLGGKARDAVEFSAYLFYKYGKHIDGREDSWGEITTPETLAGSAKRMFDEYGFRSIKLKGGVYEPAQEIEGVRALAEAFPGHPLRIDPNGAWTVETSIRVASELDGVLEYLEDPTPGIEGMARVAEQASMPLATNMCVVNFGDVEPGFRARAIGVLLSDHHFWGGLRATQALSVTCESFGVGLSMHSNSHLGISLAAMVQVAAATPHLTYACDTHWPWKVEDVIEPGVLEFTDGAVAVPTTPGLGITLDEDALAKLHENYVRCGLTKRDDVTYMRKYVPGFETNTARW
- a CDS encoding 5-dehydro-4-deoxyglucarate dehydratase; the protein is MAQNEIELDGLLAFPLTPFTDDLEVNLDALAENVESHIAAGAGALFVACGTGEFSSLSPAEVASVLARSREAAAGRVPVWVGAGGGAASARAGIAAAQAGGADGVLLLPPYLVSGPQAGLVDFVRYAVGDSSVPVIVYHRGTGVFTPPAAASLLEIPSVVGLKDGYGDVECMTRIVTTIRSLDTERARNFLFFNGLPTAEVSAKAYAAIGVARYSSAVHCFAPEIAHRFHRALGEGDTRVMDALLAGFYLPLVALRDETPGFAVSLVKAAARLRGDKVGPVRPPLIEPTPEQIRRLEKVVEDGFVTLKGLG
- a CDS encoding sodium:solute symporter family protein; the encoded protein is MHALDWAMVCAYFALMIVIGWWSHKRVSDVKDFFTAGGKMPWWLAGISHHMSGYSAVLFVAYAGVAYTTGITVYFWGFASIGIGVGIGSWLFAARWNRLRSKLGVASPLEYLAKRYNVPTQQALAWSGSLLKIFDIAAKWFAVATLLHVFAGLDYNLGILITGAVTLVYCTIGGLWADALTDFGQFVIQAIAAIVMIVVVLGKLGGISALWTMWDKLPASHVDPVTSKYTTIFLLVYVLVKTLEYNGGMWNLAQRYMAAPTTQEAKRGARLSSALYLLWPLVLMFPMFAAPLLIPGVKDPTQSYAIMTTTFLPPGLVGLVLAGIFSHTMAMVSSDANAISAVITRDMIPAMFRRTRQWTDVQGLKAARITTVIFVALTMVVATQAQNLGGVLQIVVNWVAALMGPISIPLLLGMLPWFRRCGPRAALISWAGGLIDYALVYYVFKANQTVLVATPILVSLALYIGLGLLAPERSAAADEIVDTVNAADDDVERKKEGTTVPA
- a CDS encoding IclR family transcriptional regulator, producing the protein MPQKVGNPAAADGAAPAETSGVKSARRAVDLIETFAANDVWLSLSDLHARTGFPRSSLHGLLRTLLEAGWLEADTNTARYRLGVRALICGTAYLDRDAVVPFATEALERIREKTGFTAHFARRNGTEVVYLETRESQRSTHLVSRVGRTLPAHATALGKALLAELTHDEIEALMPATLPALTPNTITTLEGLHAEFAATRERGYAAEIEEGTLGVRCVAAVIPYRIPGTDAISCSMPINQVTDDDARRVGELLAETTAELGQQLRRAGIR
- a CDS encoding NAD-dependent epimerase/dehydratase family protein, with the translated sequence MTDQRVLITGSAGVVGTLMRPRLRRPGRALRLLDLAPQTASSDSEEIVTASVTDASAMAAACEGVDALIHLGGHSRENTWEATLDVNINGTQTVLEAARSAGIQRVILASSNHAVGFRRIDSDLPADSSPRPDTYYGVSKAAIEALGSLYHSRFGMDVIVIRIGSCFETPLPLGPRGLSTWLSPDDAARLFEACLSAPSPGYRLIWGVSDNTRRIYSLAEAEALGYKSLDDAEVYAEQLASKPAPTGAAAEYVGGPFCTAPLGVFNPL
- a CDS encoding polysaccharide deacetylase family protein, which translates into the protein MILKSRRARTWTIVVASVLVVVLAAAFTLFEVAKSRTFQFFGILVNRVETGEKVVALTLDDGPDPAGTHAILDTLRSREVPATFFLIGRDIAAHPDLAHDIAAAGHEIGNHSFSHDRMIGVTPGWVADEVEATDALIRTTGYTGEILFRPPNGKKLFALPAAGSSTLTTQSPSRAPWVSTAVVTRD